The DNA window GCCCTCCGCGATGATCCGGCCGTGATCCATGATCGCGACGCGCTCGCAGAGGCGCTCGGCCTCCTCCATGTAGTGCGTCGTGAGGAGGATCGTCTTTCCCCGCTCGCGAAGGTCCTGCACGCGATCCCAGAGCTGGAGGCGGCTCTGGGGATCGAGACCGGTCGTCGGCTCGTCGAGGAAGAGCACCTCCGGGTCGCCGACGAGCGCGCAGGCGACGGCGAGCCGCTGTCGCTGACCGCCGGAAAGCTTCATGACCCACGTGTTGCGCTTCTCCTCGAGCGAGAGGAATCGCATCGCCTCCTCCGGGTCGATCCCGTCGTCGTAGAAGGACCGAAAGAGCCGGAGCGTCTCGAAGACCGTGAGCTTCTCGGTCGTGCGCGACTCCTGGAGCGACACGCCGATCCGCCGCCGGATCGCGCGCGCGTCGGAATCCCAGCGCAGCCCCAGGATTTCGACCTCGCCGGAATCGCGCGGCGTCAGCCCCTCGAGGATCTCGATCGTCGTCGTCTTCCCGGCGCCGTTGGGTCCGAGCAGCCCGAAGCATTCGCCGCGCGGGATCTCGAGGTCGATCCCGTCGACCGCCCGAACGGCGCCGAACGCCTTGCGCAGGTCGCGGCAGCGGATCGCGGGGGAAGCTTCGGAATTCACGATTCCGGCTTTCTACCACAACGCGTCTTTCCGGCGTCGTTGCGCGAAAAGGAGTCCCCGCCGGCCCTTCCCTTATGATCGATCTCGATGGACCGCCCCTCCGACCGGATCGACCGGTTCGCGAAGCCCGAGACGCCCCGCCCGGAAGGGTTGCTCGCCGGTCCGCGATCGCGGCTCGCGGAGCTCCGATCGGTGCTGCAGATCCTCGGAGAGTTCATCCGGGGCTTCCGGGCGCTTCATTTCGTCGGACCGTGCGTGTGCGTCTTCGGCTCCGCGCGGTTCAAGGAGGACCACCCCTATTACGGCGTCGCCCGCGAGATGGGCCGCCGTCTCGCGAAGCTCGGCTTCACGGTGATGACGGGAGGGGGGCCCGGGATCATGGAGGCGGCCAACCGCGGCGCGCGCGACGCCGGCGGGCCGTCCGTCGGGTGCAACATCGAGCTCCCGAAGGAGCAGAAGCCCAACCCGTATCTCGACCGCTGGATCACCTTCCATCACTTCTACATGCGGAAGGTGATGATGGTGAAGTACTCGTACGCGTTCGTCGTGATGCCGGGAGGGCTCGGGACGCTCGACGAGCTCTTCGAAGCGCTCACGCTGATCCAGACGAAGAAGATCCTGTCTTTCCCCGTCGTCGTCATGGAGCGTGCCTTTTGGGATCCGATGAAGGAGATGCTCGAGAAGATGGTCGACGAGGCGACGATCGCCCGGGAGGACCTCCACCTGATCCTCCTCACCGACTCGATCGACGAGGCGATCCGGCACATCGAGAAGCACGCGGTCGAGCAGTTCGGGCTGCGGCGGAAAGCGCCGTCGCGGTCGAAGATCCTGGGAGAGCCCGCGCACCCCGCCAGGGCCCGGGGTCCGTTCCGCGCCGCTCGACGTTAGGGCCAGCGGTCGCGTCAGCCGATGGCGCGGGCGAGGGTATCGCCGGGCAGATCGTATTCGGAGGCCCGGATCTCCTTCATCCCGTCCGCCTCCCAGATTCCCATCTCGCGCAGCGGCGGGCGATAGACGTGGAGAGACAGAGACCGCCCGCGTCGTGGGAAGAGACGGTGGAGGAGCGTGGGGCTCGTCAGGCAGCTGTCTCCCGACGCGCGGTCGGACCGCTCGAGGAGCTCGGGCCGGTCCCGGGGCGTCTCGAAACATTCTTCGACGAGACCGCCCGACAGGACGAGCATCGATCCCATGACGCCGCGATGGTCGTGGATCGGCGTCTTCTGCCCCGACTCCCACGCGATCAGCATGACTTCCCAGTCGGCGCCGAGGTAGACGGGGTGGCGCATGTAGCGCTCGCCGCTGTAACGGATGCGGTCGAGACAGGGCTCGACTTCTCGCGCGACGGGGAGGAGGACGGATCCCGGGGTGGGCCGCTCCGCTCGCGTGCCGAGCTCTCGCAGCAAGGCCTCGATCCGTTGCGGCAGATTCATTCAGCGGGATTCTATCAGCCGCGCGTCGAGCTCGCGGCTCACCGCGCCTCGCTGGGGAGAGATGGCGAGGCCGGTCCCCGCGGCGCCGGAGCGCGAAGGAGCCGCGCCGCCTCGGCATTCATCTGCCGGCGGAGCATCAGCGAGAACATCCGGAAGTCCCCGCGCAGCGACCACCAGGGGTGGAGGAACGTCGCCGGCCGGTTGTTCTCGATCGCAAAGTGCGCAAACCACGCGAGGCCGTACGCGACGAGCGGAGCGACGGCCGCGAGAGCGGGCCGCCGCAGGAGCCCGGCCGCCGCCAGGATCGCCATCGCGCCCGTCGTTCCCGCGAAGTGCAGCCGGCGCGTCCAGACGCGGGAATGCTGGCTCACGTAGAACGGCCAGAAACCTTCGAAATCGGCGAATCGGCCCTCGCCGGTCATGGCCGGGGCCGAAAGACCGCCGTTTCGACGCCGGCGGCAGCCTCGTGGAGCTGCGCCTCGGCGCTCCGGGCCTCTTCGGCGCGGTGCTGGGCTTCGAGGCTCGCTCGAAGTCCGGCGAGCGACCAGGGATTTCGCGGGTTTCGCCGCAGATCCTCCCGGTAGACCGCTTCGGCCTCGGCGGCCTTTCCCGCGCGCAGCAGCGCCGATCCCCAGCTCTCGCGCACCGGGTAGTACCACGCCGGCGGTTCGTCGTAGGCGAGAGCGTCCTGCAGCGCGACCGCTTTCTTCCAGGCCGCGAGCGCGTCGCCGCGCCGGTCGATCTCCGAGCGCCGCGCTTCGAGAGCGGCGGCGGCGAGGGCGAGCACGTCGGACGCGGCGTTGTTTCCCCAGATCGCATCGGGCGCGACGGCTTTGCGCGCCTCCGCGAACGCGGCGGCTTCCCGCTCGGCCGCGGCGCGGTCCCCCTTCTCGGCGCAGGCCCAGGAGCGCGCGAAGCGCCGGATCGCGCCGGCGAGCGGCAGGCCGGGGTCGGGAGCGGCGAGCGCCGCGTCCCAGTCGCCGAACCGGAGGTCGACGAAGAGCGGCATCGGCACGACGAATTCCGCCATCGGCATTTCCTTCGCGATCGGCGCCGCGTTGGCGGCGAGCTCGTCGGCGGTCTTCCCGGCTTCCGCGCGCTTGCCCTGCATCATGGCGGCGGCGGCCAGGAACTGGAGGTTGTGGTTGTAGTACATCGCCGGGTAGATCCCTTCGGCGCGGGTCTTCGCGATGTAGGCGCGATCGGCGGCGGCGGCGCGCTCGTTGGCCGCGATCGCGCCGGCGTAATTTCCGGTCCGCATGAAGATGTGCGCGGGCATGTGGACGAGATGTCCCGACGCGGGAGCGAGCGTCTCCAGCCGCACGGCGCTCGAGAGCGCGCGCTCCGGATGGGCCGAGGCCTCGACGGCGTGGATGT is part of the Thermoanaerobaculia bacterium genome and encodes:
- a CDS encoding TIGR00730 family Rossman fold protein, with protein sequence MDRPSDRIDRFAKPETPRPEGLLAGPRSRLAELRSVLQILGEFIRGFRALHFVGPCVCVFGSARFKEDHPYYGVAREMGRRLAKLGFTVMTGGGPGIMEAANRGARDAGGPSVGCNIELPKEQKPNPYLDRWITFHHFYMRKVMMVKYSYAFVVMPGGLGTLDELFEALTLIQTKKILSFPVVVMERAFWDPMKEMLEKMVDEATIAREDLHLILLTDSIDEAIRHIEKHAVEQFGLRRKAPSRSKILGEPAHPARARGPFRAARR
- a CDS encoding DUF962 domain-containing protein; its protein translation is MTGEGRFADFEGFWPFYVSQHSRVWTRRLHFAGTTGAMAILAAAGLLRRPALAAVAPLVAYGLAWFAHFAIENNRPATFLHPWWSLRGDFRMFSLMLRRQMNAEAARLLRAPAPRGPASPSLPSEAR
- a CDS encoding ABC transporter ATP-binding protein; translated protein: MNSEASPAIRCRDLRKAFGAVRAVDGIDLEIPRGECFGLLGPNGAGKTTTIEILEGLTPRDSGEVEILGLRWDSDARAIRRRIGVSLQESRTTEKLTVFETLRLFRSFYDDGIDPEEAMRFLSLEEKRNTWVMKLSGGQRQRLAVACALVGDPEVLFLDEPTTGLDPQSRLQLWDRVQDLRERGKTILLTTHYMEEAERLCERVAIMDHGRIIAEGTPAELIGRLHASNILEFSSEPVIEELDVHAIAGARETRVRDSRWLVSVDSLVTAIPSLFPILERSNARLVTLSTHRATLEDVFVTLTGRELRDE
- a CDS encoding cysteine dioxygenase family protein, whose amino-acid sequence is MNLPQRIEALLRELGTRAERPTPGSVLLPVAREVEPCLDRIRYSGERYMRHPVYLGADWEVMLIAWESGQKTPIHDHRGVMGSMLVLSGGLVEECFETPRDRPELLERSDRASGDSCLTSPTLLHRLFPRRGRSLSLHVYRPPLREMGIWEADGMKEIRASEYDLPGDTLARAIG